Proteins from a genomic interval of Chionomys nivalis chromosome 7, mChiNiv1.1, whole genome shotgun sequence:
- the Spaca3 gene encoding sperm acrosome membrane-associated protein 3, with protein sequence METRSRASRRQMCPPGITWLALAYLLSCLLASSKAKVFSRCELAKELHNFGLDGYRGYNLADWVCLAYYTSGFNTAAVDHEADGSTNNGIFQINSRKWCKTLIPNGPNLCQLYCTDLLSQDLKDSVICVMKIVQEPQGLGYWEAWRHHCQGKDLSDWVDGCDF encoded by the exons ATGGAAACTAGGAGCCGGGCTTCCAGAAGACAGATGTGTCCACCTGGGATCACTTGGCTGGCCCTGGCCTATCTGCTCAGCTGCCTGCTTGCCTCCAGCAAGGCCAAGGTCTTCAGTCGTTGTGAGCTGGCCAAAGAGCTGCATAACTTTGGGCTGGATGGCTATCGCGGATATAACCTGGCAGATT GGGTCTGCCTTGCTTACTACACAAGTGGGTTCAATACAGCTGCTGTGGACCATGAAGCTGACGGAAGCACCAACAATGGCATTTTCCAGATCAACAGCCGGAAGTGGTGCAAGACTCTCATCCCGAATGGCCCCAACCTTTGCCAGCTATACTGCACTG aTTTGTTAAGCCAAGATCTCAAGGATTCTGTCATCTGTGTCATGAAGATAGTTCAAGAGCCCCAGGGTCTGGGCTACTG GGAGGCCTGGAGGCATCACTGCCAGGGCAAGGACCTCAGTGATTGGGTGGATGGCTGTGACTTCTAA